One Rhodococcus sp. P1Y DNA window includes the following coding sequences:
- a CDS encoding acyl-ACP desaturase, whose translation MNRASDRRAVLRDLEPVIERCLQRHLASARTWDPALIVRPEQYWGQRRSSLTETAKAALITTLLTHNNTARDHGVHSSAVGGSWAAWLDEWTGEKRLHAGAIQQYLVATRSVDPIALDRARFQCTTIGIDSSMEGDDLLRSIVHGTVDVMATMVSHRNTAIECADPVASTVLGRIVADQELHVEFHRDVVAAALDIAPSQTLKAITEVVMNFQMPGSGLPGFERSAMLIARDGIYDLRRHLDEVLLPAIRAWKIFERTDFGVGDRNRRILSDFLGDLETQATAFEQVRMRARAHDAEKLRAS comes from the coding sequence GTGAACAGAGCATCGGACCGACGCGCTGTACTACGAGATCTCGAACCGGTGATCGAGCGGTGCCTACAACGTCACTTGGCATCCGCCCGAACCTGGGATCCCGCGCTGATCGTTCGGCCGGAACAGTATTGGGGTCAGCGCCGATCCTCTCTCACCGAGACAGCCAAAGCTGCTCTGATCACAACACTGCTGACGCACAACAACACTGCGCGTGACCACGGCGTACACAGTTCCGCTGTGGGCGGGTCGTGGGCAGCGTGGCTTGACGAGTGGACCGGGGAGAAGCGTCTGCACGCCGGCGCGATCCAGCAATATCTCGTCGCCACCCGCAGTGTGGATCCAATCGCGTTGGACCGAGCACGTTTTCAGTGCACGACCATCGGTATCGATTCCTCGATGGAAGGTGACGACCTGCTGAGGTCGATCGTGCACGGCACCGTCGATGTGATGGCCACCATGGTCAGCCACCGCAACACCGCGATCGAATGCGCAGACCCGGTTGCCTCGACTGTCCTGGGGCGAATCGTTGCGGATCAAGAACTGCACGTCGAGTTCCATCGCGATGTGGTGGCCGCAGCGTTGGACATTGCTCCGTCGCAGACGCTCAAGGCCATCACCGAGGTCGTGATGAACTTTCAGATGCCGGGCAGCGGGCTGCCCGGCTTCGAGCGAAGTGCAATGCTCATCGCCCGCGACGGGATCTACGACCTGCGCAGGCATCTCGACGAGGTTCTTCTGCCTGCCATCCGAGCGTGGAAGATCTTCGAACGCACGGACTTCGGCGTCGGAGATCGGAATCGGCGAATTCTGTCGGACTTCCTCGGCGATCTGGAGACGCAGGCAACTGCGTTCGAACAAGTGCGAATGCGTGCGCGGGCGCACGACGCCGAAAAACTCCGCGCGTCCTGA
- a CDS encoding universal stress protein, with amino-acid sequence MSSNSTIVVGIDGSDASDLAVVWAAHTAFGRDFSLRIVTAIDAPPHLDASQNADFEAVARSRLVAAETLARESIDGPQTIETDARTGKVVDVLLSESENSAMVVLGASGLGESGAGLLGSSSIGLTAHASSPVAVVRGRSIDGRPPVLGPVVVGVDGSAVNQGALAAAFDEASHRGASLIAVHVWSDVSLGQIAAVPLGWDDVAASEEALLAESLAGWQEKYPDVEVRRVVAQDRPVRVLSELSEQASLIVVGSRGRGGFSGMLLGSTSYALIHTADCPVLVVRGSTV; translated from the coding sequence GTGAGCAGCAACAGCACCATCGTCGTCGGGATCGACGGTTCTGACGCATCCGATCTTGCCGTCGTCTGGGCCGCGCACACAGCGTTCGGTCGTGATTTCTCGCTGCGCATAGTGACGGCGATCGACGCACCCCCGCATCTCGATGCGTCCCAGAATGCCGACTTCGAAGCGGTCGCGAGATCGCGTCTCGTCGCCGCCGAAACGCTCGCGCGCGAGAGCATCGATGGACCTCAGACGATCGAAACCGATGCGCGCACGGGCAAAGTCGTCGACGTCCTGCTATCGGAGTCGGAGAACAGCGCGATGGTGGTGCTCGGCGCGAGCGGGCTGGGCGAATCCGGTGCAGGACTCCTTGGCTCGTCGTCGATCGGACTCACCGCGCATGCCTCCTCGCCCGTGGCGGTGGTGCGCGGCCGAAGTATCGACGGGCGTCCACCGGTGCTGGGGCCAGTGGTCGTCGGCGTCGACGGCTCGGCCGTCAATCAAGGTGCCTTGGCAGCCGCGTTCGACGAAGCGTCACACCGAGGTGCATCGCTGATCGCCGTGCACGTGTGGTCGGACGTTTCACTGGGGCAGATCGCTGCCGTACCGCTCGGGTGGGACGACGTCGCCGCGTCGGAGGAGGCACTTCTTGCGGAAAGCCTTGCCGGCTGGCAGGAGAAGTACCCGGACGTCGAGGTGCGACGCGTCGTCGCCCAGGATCGCCCGGTTCGCGTCCTCTCCGAACTGTCGGAACAGGCGTCGTTGATCGTCGTCGGTAGCCGGGGTCGTGGTGGCTTCAGTGGGATGTTGCTCGGCTCGACGAGCTATGCGTTGATCCACACCGCCGACTGCCCGGTCCTCGTCGTCCGCGGTTCGACTGTCTGA